The window TGGGCTCACACCGGACCTCGCTACCCCTATCCCCTGTGAGTCTGGGGGCTCGTGGGGGACAGTGCAGATggcccagggggtggggggcggtcactgtccacagtggcgTCTCAGGCCGTCTCTGCGCCACCCCAGGGCTCCGCTGGGCACTCATGGCTGCTGCCGTCATAGCGGGCGCCCTCCTTGCATCCTGCCTGCTCTGCACTGTCTGCTGCTGCCACCGTGGGCGCCGCAGGAAGAGGCCCAGAGACAAGGAGGCTGTGGTCCTGAGCACCACTGggctcaccaccaccacccacctggTGAGAGGCGGGCACCCAGCTCCCTGTGGGCCAGGGCCGGGGCAGCTCGGGGGCCAGGCTTGGGGGCCAGCTCTGCCCCCAGGgtgatttggtctgcccagggcagaggcaggggcCTTCCCCACAGGGGAGGTGGCAAACAAAGGTGAGCGGGGGCTCGGGCCACGGGGAGCCACAGAGGTTCCGGAGGAAGGCAGTGGCCTGAGAGGTGGATTGGGGGGCATGGCGGCCAGTCTCACAGGGCCGAGAGGAGGGTGGCCTTCCAGTGGCCGGGAGGTCTGCTCCGCCGTGGACCTGCTGCCTGCGGGGCGAGGGCTCCGATAGGCACAGGGTGCCAACACAGCGGTCAGCATTCTCATGACGCCACTCAGGTGCAGCCGGAGTTGGGTAATGTGGCATCTGGACCTGGGggtgcccagcagtgggggcGCCTGCAGCTGTCCCTGGAGTATGACTCTGGAAGCCAAGAGGTAAGGGGGTCCCAGAGGATGTGTGGGATTTTGGAGGGGTGACGACGGAAGGGCGGGCGCCCAGTGCTGGGTGGCGCAGGGCTGACCAGGGAGGGGCCCCTGGCTGAAACAGCCCCCTGGCTGCTAGATCAGGGTGGGCCTCAAGCAGGCCGCAGACCTGAGGCCCGGGATCCCGGGCGGCACGGCGGACCCCTATGCCCGCCTGAGCCTGTCCCCGGACGCCGGGCGCACACACGAGACAAAGGTGCACCCTGGCACGCTGTGCCCCGTGTTCGAGGAGACCTGCTCCTTCCACGTGAGTCAGGGCTGGGCCCGGGGGGCTGGGCGGGGTGGCCGGCGGCTCACACCCCTCCCGCAGGTGCCGCCCGCCGAGCTGCCCGGGACCTCCCTGCGGGTGCTGCTGCTAGACCACAGGCGCCTCTCCCAGCACCGGACGCTGGGCATGCTCAGCCTGCCGCTGGGCTCCGTGGACCTGCAGCACGTGCTGGAGCTCTGGCACCCGCTGGGCCCACCCGCCACAGCCGAGGTGAGCCCCCCTGCCCCGGGCTCCCACCCCCCCGCCCGGCTCCGCGTGCTGGGGGGCAGCTGAGGCCCTCTCGTGCCACCCGCAGCCTGAGCAGACCGAGGAGCTCTGCTTCTCGCTCCGCTACGTGCCCGGCTCGGGCCAGCTGACCGTGGTTGTGCTGGAGGCCCGAGGCCTGAGCCCGGCGCTGGCAGGTGAGAGCTGGACCCACCCTTccacgtggacagaggaacccagggcTCAGCCCTCAGACCTGGGAGGCCCTCTGACCCCTTTCACTCTCCCAGACCCCTATGTGAAGGTCCAGCTCCTGCTGAACCAGAGAaagtggaagaagagaaagacatcGGCCaggaagggcatggccacccctTACTACAACGAGGCCTTCACCTTCCTCGTGCCCTTCAGCCAGATCCAGgtgggctgcctggaggagggggcgggggggtaCCTCACTCAGGGCCAAACTGACCActgtctctctccccctcctcccacaccTCTGCCTGCTTCTACCCAGAGCGTGGATCTGGTGCTGGCCGTCTGGGCCCGGGGCCCACAGCTGCGGGACGAGCCTGTCGGCAAGGTGCGGCTGGGCTCCCGGGCCGCTGGGCAGCCCCTCCAGCACTGGGCGGACATGCTGGCCCAGGCCCGGCGGCCCGTCGCCCAGTGGCACCGCCTGCAGCCAGCCAGGGAGGTGGACCAGGCCCTGGCCTTGCAGTCCCGCCCGCGTCTGCCCTTGCCCGGCTTCTGAGGGTAGCCCTGGGCCTGGGTCTCCCCGTGCACACTGCCCCAGGGCCCGCCGTAATAAACGCCTCCCCCCTGCATCGTGTGTCCTTCCTGAGCTCCGCAGGCATGGCAGGGTCAGGGGCTCCTGACACGGTCACGGCCCCTCCCCTGGACAGGGAGAGGGTCTCCTCTCGTGGCTCGGCCAGGCCTTGAGGCCTCTGACTGGCGCCTGACACCCGAGTGAGGGCAAAGGGGCCCCTCCAGGCCCGCTGGGAAGAGCCAGGAGATGGGGCCCCCATCTGTGACTAGAGAGTTAGAGCTGAGCCCCTGCGGACACACTGGGCGAGAGGCAGATGTTTGGGGGTGGTGACAGTGGGCGGAGGGAACCCCAATTCCTGGGgccaccccagtctcccacaaAGCCCCCAAACTGACTGGATGGTGGTGCGAGGCCTCCCCTGCACGCGCAGCAGGGGGCAGTAGTCGCCTGCAGAAGCCACCCTGGGGCCTTTGGGGGCTCAGCCTGGCCCAGAAAGCGGCTCTAATCCCTACACATCTGGACGGCTTTAGCTCTCCCTGACCCTCCCCATGGCCGAGAACCCCCAGCTCGGAGGATGCCAAGTCATGGTCGTCCGGATGCCTCTGCTGGGTGGGGGCCAGGGCGGGGGGCCGCGGGCCCGGGGCTGGGGTGAGGCGGGTAGTGCTGGGCCTGCCTGAGCAGCCAGGCGGGCCCTGGGCCCCTTCGGGTCAGGGAGAGGTTCCCAGGCGGGTGGCGCCGAAATCCTGAGTTTGAAGGATGTATTCCGAGCAGCGCGGGGAGCCAGCCCAGGGACAGGGTGGTCGGGCAAGGCTGCACGTCCATCTGGGACCTCCCATCCTGTTCTGGGAGGAAGGTGGGACCCCGGCCCTGGAGGGCAGTCCCCCCACCCTAAGCCCAGAGCCCCGAGTGCATCTGCAGACCCCAGAGGCCGTGCCTGGGGTCTGGCCTTGCCCCAGGCCAGCCTGAGGCAGGGAGCACGTGAGCAGCTCATGCCCAAGCCGCCCACTGGGCTAGAGGGGACTGTGG is drawn from Bubalus kerabau isolate K-KA32 ecotype Philippines breed swamp buffalo chromosome 5, PCC_UOA_SB_1v2, whole genome shotgun sequence and contains these coding sequences:
- the SYT8 gene encoding synaptotagmin-8 — encoded protein: MGRPPDTHSAHAPAGTTAAPGLTPDLATPIPWLRWALMAAAVIAGALLASCLLCTVCCCHRGRRRKRPRDKEAVVLSTTGLTTTTHLVQPELGNVASGPGGAQQWGRLQLSLEYDSGSQEIRVGLKQAADLRPGIPGGTADPYARLSLSPDAGRTHETKVHPGTLCPVFEETCSFHVSQGWARGAGRGGRRLTPLPQVPPAELPGTSLRVLLLDHRRLSQHRTLGMLSLPLGSVDLQHVLELWHPLGPPATAEPEQTEELCFSLRYVPGSGQLTVVVLEARGLSPALADPYVKVQLLLNQRKWKKRKTSARKGMATPYYNEAFTFLVPFSQIQSVDLVLAVWARGPQLRDEPVGKVRLGSRAAGQPLQHWADMLAQARRPVAQWHRLQPAREVDQALALQSRPRLPLPGF